In a single window of the Companilactobacillus allii genome:
- a CDS encoding IS3 family transposase has translation MPTRYDKEFKQNIINLYKQGESAAQLAREYGIGYSTVHKWI, from the coding sequence ATGCCAACTCGTTACGACAAAGAATTCAAACAAAACATTATCAACCTATATAAACAAGGCGAATCAGCCGCCCAACTGGCCAGAGAATATGGCATTGGCTATTCAACCGTTCATAAGTGGATC